A genomic region of bacterium contains the following coding sequences:
- a CDS encoding 2-oxoacid:ferredoxin oxidoreductase subunit beta codes for MTTDMSTGPTTTKADWTSDQEPRWCPGCGDYSILSAMQLLMPQLGARPENTVFVSGIGCAARFPYYMKTYGMHGIHGRAPALATGLATCRPDLDVWVVGGDGDILSIGGNHLLHSLRRNVNIKILLFNNQIYGLTKGQYSPTSEIGKVTKSTPLGSVDEPLNPLSVALGAEATFVARTHDMDRTHMQDMFRRAWEHAGAAFVEVYQNCNVFNDGAFAEITKKDKRPSMLIPLQHGEPIRFGAEGERGVIMNRGGELQIVEVADVGEENLLVHDERAETPSPAFALSRLSSGAFMPTPIGVFRAVEGPEYASQVSRQLAFAQDRSGPGDLHALLRSRATWEVA; via the coding sequence ATGACGACTGACATGTCCACCGGCCCGACCACGACCAAAGCCGACTGGACCAGCGACCAGGAACCCCGCTGGTGTCCCGGCTGCGGGGACTACTCCATCCTGTCGGCGATGCAGCTGCTGATGCCGCAGTTGGGGGCTCGTCCCGAGAACACGGTCTTCGTGTCGGGCATCGGCTGCGCCGCCCGCTTCCCGTACTACATGAAGACCTACGGCATGCACGGCATTCACGGGCGTGCCCCGGCGCTGGCCACCGGGCTGGCCACCTGCCGCCCCGACCTCGACGTGTGGGTCGTCGGCGGCGACGGCGACATCCTGTCGATCGGCGGCAACCATCTGCTGCACAGCCTGCGCCGCAACGTCAACATCAAGATCCTGCTGTTCAACAATCAAATCTACGGGCTCACCAAGGGCCAGTACTCACCGACCAGCGAGATCGGCAAGGTCACCAAGTCCACACCGCTCGGCTCGGTGGACGAGCCGCTCAACCCCCTGAGCGTGGCCCTCGGCGCCGAGGCCACCTTCGTGGCCCGCACCCACGACATGGACCGCACCCACATGCAGGACATGTTCCGGCGGGCCTGGGAGCACGCCGGCGCCGCCTTCGTGGAGGTCTACCAGAACTGCAACGTGTTCAACGACGGGGCGTTCGCCGAGATCACCAAGAAGGACAAGCGCCCCTCCATGCTCATCCCGCTGCAGCACGGTGAGCCGATCCGCTTCGGCGCCGAGGGGGAACGCGGCGTGATCATGAACCGCGGCGGCGAGCTGCAGATCGTGGAGGTGGCCGACGTGGGGGAGGAGAACCTGCTGGTACACGACGAGCGTGCGGAGACCCCGTCGCCAGCGTTCGCCCTGTCGCGCCTCTCCTCGGGTGCGTTCATGCCCACGCCCATCGGGGTGTTCCGGGCGGTCGAAGGGCCGGAGTACGCCTCGCAGGTGTCCCGGCAGTTGGCGTTCGCCCAGGACCGCAGCGGGCCCGGCGACCTGCACGCCCTGCTCCGCTCCCGCGCCACCTGGGAAGTCGCCTGA
- a CDS encoding sugar ABC transporter substrate-binding protein codes for MRARSLLLSLFVIVLVAAACGEDDDAAAPAPAPAEAPAPPPPEPPPEPPPAPDSGVPTPNNGEQFVVAWTPYSDPTNDLNVAFDNQVKNVIEGAGMKHVYCSGKAEATAQANCIDQFIAQDVDIILIYPADVDSMAETIKVANAAGTPVASFFGNIPDVGQEQLYTLTIPVYDAGVLNGHKLVEYLTEKNGGPQGTVLEITGLMTTSQAQDRNAGFHSVVDEYPDIEVTIRNGDYDTAKAGTITTDWFTANPDTDAIYIHSNCDYTPSVRSALEALDLYVPKDDPGHIGIFGTDGCNSSLHEVRCGFQDYGTTYPTDLAGSQMAEIAVHYLQTGESPQPGEVLNIPGLEGGTTAMVDGSAGPIYFMELFEYTQDTANDPTLFGNSFMSEPNGLTSCDDR; via the coding sequence ATGAGAGCACGAAGTCTGCTCTTGTCGTTGTTCGTGATCGTTCTCGTGGCCGCAGCGTGCGGCGAGGATGACGACGCTGCCGCGCCCGCGCCGGCACCCGCGGAGGCACCAGCACCGCCCCCGCCGGAACCACCGCCTGAGCCCCCGCCGGCACCCGACTCGGGCGTACCGACGCCCAACAACGGTGAGCAGTTCGTGGTCGCCTGGACGCCGTACAGCGACCCGACCAACGACCTGAACGTGGCCTTCGACAACCAGGTCAAGAACGTGATCGAAGGCGCCGGCATGAAGCACGTCTACTGCAGTGGCAAGGCCGAGGCCACAGCCCAGGCGAACTGCATCGATCAGTTCATCGCCCAGGACGTGGACATCATCCTCATCTACCCCGCTGACGTCGATTCGATGGCCGAGACGATCAAGGTCGCCAACGCAGCAGGAACCCCCGTCGCGTCGTTCTTCGGCAACATTCCCGACGTCGGCCAGGAGCAGCTCTACACGCTGACCATTCCGGTCTATGACGCCGGCGTCCTCAACGGGCACAAGCTCGTGGAGTACCTCACCGAGAAGAACGGTGGGCCCCAGGGCACGGTCCTGGAGATCACCGGTCTGATGACCACCAGCCAGGCGCAGGACCGCAACGCCGGGTTCCACTCCGTCGTGGACGAGTATCCCGACATCGAGGTGACGATCCGCAACGGCGACTACGACACCGCCAAGGCGGGAACGATCACCACCGACTGGTTCACGGCGAACCCCGACACGGACGCGATCTACATCCACTCGAACTGCGACTACACCCCATCGGTGCGGTCGGCGCTGGAGGCGCTGGATCTCTACGTCCCGAAGGACGATCCGGGGCACATCGGGATCTTCGGAACCGACGGCTGCAACTCCTCGCTGCACGAGGTCCGCTGCGGCTTCCAGGACTACGGGACGACGTACCCGACCGACCTGGCGGGCTCCCAGATGGCCGAGATCGCCGTGCACTACCTCCAGACGGGCGAATCGCCGCAGCCCGGAGAGGTCCTCAACATCCCGGGGCTCGAGGGAGGCACCACTGCCATGGTGGACGGAAGTGCCGGACCGATCTACTTCATGGAGTTGTTCGAGTACACGCAGGACACGGCCAACGATCCGACCCTGTTCGGTAACAGCTTCATGAGCGAGCCCAACGGCCTGACGTCATGTGACGATCGGTAG
- a CDS encoding 2-oxoacid:acceptor oxidoreductase subunit alpha, with protein sequence MTDTATQQPSPRTVEDLDRLVIRFAGDSGDGMQLTGDRFTSASALFGNDLATLPDFPAEIRAPAGTLHGVSAFQVQVASETVTTPGDAPTVLVAMNPAALRSELDRLEIGGTVIINSDAFQERNLDKAGYSDDPLSDGTLDHYTTYLVPMTSLTKQVCKDLGVKPRDAERSKNFFALGVVSWLFDRPTQPTLDWIDVKFGKRPLVAAANAAAFKAGHAFGETTEMFQATYKVRPAELEPGTYTSINGNTALSWGLIAAAQQAKLPLFLASYPITPASDVLHELSGRKNFGVRTFQAEDEIAAACAAVGASFGGHIGVTTTSGPGLALKAETIGLALSIELPLLVIDIQRGGPSTGLPTKTEASDLNLALYGRHGEAPLPVVAAYSPSQCFFAAIEAVRIALKYRTPVILLSDGYLANGSEPWRLPDLEDLPDISVDFTTRFNDADEEGNPVFQPYKRDPQTLARPWAVPGTPDLMHRVGGLEKEDVTGNISYTPANHGLMTELRAAKVDGIAADIPPTMLDSDGPATVAVLSWGSVWGSVTSAVRRVRAGGPAVDHLHLTHLNPLHADLGDLLGRYRTVLVPEMNLGQLASIVRSRYLIDVKSITKVEGVPFTASEIAAAIAGAVDDD encoded by the coding sequence GTGACCGACACTGCCACCCAACAGCCTTCGCCGCGGACCGTCGAGGATCTGGATCGACTGGTCATCCGTTTCGCCGGCGACTCCGGCGACGGCATGCAGCTCACCGGCGACCGCTTCACCAGTGCCAGCGCCCTGTTCGGCAACGACCTCGCCACGCTGCCGGACTTTCCCGCCGAGATCAGGGCGCCGGCGGGCACCCTGCACGGCGTCTCGGCGTTCCAGGTGCAGGTCGCCAGCGAGACCGTCACCACTCCCGGCGACGCTCCCACGGTGCTCGTGGCCATGAACCCGGCGGCGCTGCGCAGCGAGCTGGACCGCCTCGAGATCGGCGGCACCGTCATCATCAACTCCGACGCCTTCCAGGAGCGCAACCTCGACAAGGCCGGCTACAGCGACGACCCGCTCAGCGACGGCACGCTGGACCACTACACCACCTACCTGGTCCCCATGACCAGTCTCACCAAGCAGGTCTGCAAGGACCTCGGCGTGAAGCCCCGCGACGCCGAGCGCAGCAAGAACTTCTTCGCGCTCGGCGTGGTGAGCTGGCTCTTCGACCGGCCGACGCAGCCCACCCTGGACTGGATCGACGTGAAGTTCGGCAAGCGGCCCCTGGTGGCGGCCGCGAACGCGGCCGCCTTCAAGGCCGGCCACGCCTTCGGCGAGACCACCGAGATGTTCCAGGCCACCTACAAGGTGCGTCCCGCCGAACTCGAGCCCGGCACCTACACCAGCATCAACGGCAACACGGCGCTCTCGTGGGGACTGATCGCCGCCGCCCAGCAGGCCAAGCTGCCCCTGTTCCTGGCGTCGTACCCCATCACACCGGCCTCCGACGTGCTGCACGAGCTCTCGGGACGCAAGAACTTCGGCGTGCGCACCTTCCAGGCCGAGGACGAGATCGCCGCGGCCTGCGCGGCGGTGGGGGCGTCGTTCGGGGGTCACATCGGGGTGACCACAACCAGCGGCCCTGGCCTGGCGCTGAAGGCCGAGACCATCGGCCTGGCCCTCAGCATCGAACTGCCGCTCCTGGTGATCGACATCCAGCGCGGCGGCCCCTCCACCGGCCTGCCCACCAAGACCGAGGCCTCGGACCTCAACCTGGCGCTGTACGGCCGCCACGGCGAGGCCCCGCTGCCGGTGGTCGCCGCCTACAGCCCCTCCCAGTGCTTCTTCGCCGCCATCGAGGCGGTGCGGATCGCCCTGAAGTACCGCACCCCGGTGATCCTGCTCTCCGACGGCTACCTGGCCAACGGGTCCGAGCCGTGGCGCCTGCCCGACCTCGAGGACCTGCCCGACATCAGCGTCGATTTCACCACGCGGTTCAACGACGCCGACGAGGAGGGCAACCCGGTCTTCCAACCGTACAAGCGCGACCCTCAGACCCTGGCCCGGCCGTGGGCGGTTCCCGGCACGCCCGATCTCATGCACCGCGTCGGCGGCCTGGAGAAGGAGGACGTGACGGGCAACATCTCCTACACGCCCGCCAATCACGGCCTCATGACCGAATTGCGGGCCGCCAAGGTGGACGGCATCGCCGCGGACATTCCCCCGACGATGCTCGACAGCGACGGCCCGGCCACCGTGGCCGTGCTGTCCTGGGGGTCGGTGTGGGGATCGGTCACCAGCGCGGTGCGGCGAGTGCGCGCCGGCGGCCCGGCCGTCGACCACCTGCACCTCACGCACCTCAACCCGCTGCACGCCGACCTGGGTGACCTGCTGGGCCGCTATCGCACCGTGCTGGTTCCGGAGATGAACCTGGGGCAGTTGGCCTCCATCGTCCGATCCCGCTACCTCATCGACGTGAAGTCGATCACCAAGGTGGAGGGTGTGCCGTTCACGGCGAGCGAGATCGCCGCCGCCATCGCAGGAGCCGTCGATGACGACTGA
- a CDS encoding Ldh family oxidoreductase: MPSESNSGRTVAVGDARAFVGRAARYGGMPDDDVIRFVDGLVEADLRGHWSHGVVRVPPYVRALAAGVVNPAPRVEAVRQFGATALLDGDNGHGVVIGQIAADRAVDLAGEHGVGIVAVRNSNHTGMLATHVLRVADEGMVGYFTSNGPAIMAPHGGREPRMGNAPFAYAIPRRGGDPIVLDMASSQVARGRVRMHADRGEPIPEGWAIDERGVPTTDAAAAMRGSVVPMAGYKGYGIALVTEILASVLPGASLSVEMPRAFLEAGSSMLDSWGSGHLALAINLEAFADPEEFATEVDRLVSYMKETPLAKGADSILVPGEPEWNTRRHRIRNGIPLNAAVASQLDAFAQEIGIKRI; encoded by the coding sequence ATGCCATCAGAATCGAACAGCGGGCGCACCGTGGCGGTAGGTGACGCAAGGGCGTTCGTCGGTCGAGCGGCCCGCTATGGCGGAATGCCGGATGACGACGTCATTCGATTCGTCGACGGCCTCGTCGAAGCCGACCTCCGAGGGCACTGGTCACACGGCGTGGTGCGGGTGCCCCCGTACGTACGGGCACTCGCTGCCGGCGTGGTCAATCCGGCGCCCCGCGTCGAGGCGGTGCGCCAATTCGGCGCAACCGCTCTCCTCGACGGCGACAACGGTCACGGGGTGGTGATCGGCCAGATCGCAGCCGACCGGGCTGTGGACCTCGCCGGCGAGCACGGCGTCGGCATCGTCGCCGTCCGCAACAGCAACCACACGGGAATGCTGGCCACCCACGTGCTCCGTGTCGCCGACGAGGGGATGGTCGGTTACTTCACCAGCAACGGTCCGGCGATCATGGCGCCGCACGGCGGCCGTGAACCGCGTATGGGCAATGCGCCGTTCGCCTATGCGATCCCGAGGCGGGGCGGCGATCCGATCGTTCTGGACATGGCATCCTCACAGGTCGCCCGCGGCAGGGTCCGGATGCACGCGGACCGCGGCGAACCGATCCCGGAGGGCTGGGCGATCGACGAGCGCGGCGTCCCGACCACCGATGCCGCCGCCGCTATGCGGGGCTCGGTGGTGCCGATGGCCGGTTACAAGGGCTACGGCATCGCTCTCGTGACCGAGATCCTGGCCTCCGTTCTGCCGGGAGCGAGCCTGTCGGTGGAGATGCCGAGAGCATTCCTCGAGGCAGGCTCCTCCATGCTCGACTCGTGGGGATCAGGCCATCTGGCGCTGGCCATCAACCTGGAGGCGTTCGCCGACCCCGAGGAGTTCGCGACGGAGGTGGACCGCCTGGTGAGCTACATGAAGGAGACCCCCCTCGCGAAGGGGGCAGACTCGATCCTCGTACCGGGCGAACCCGAATGGAATACACGGCGCCACCGCATCCGCAACGGGATCCCTCTCAACGCAGCCGTGGCGTCCCAACTCGACGCGTTCGCACAGGAGATCGGGATCAAGCGCATCTGA
- a CDS encoding TlyA family RNA methyltransferase → MNSSRRRRLDSELVRRELAVSREEARRLIDARAVTVNGAVAERAARAVLPGDALGVLRRRRFVSRGGEKLDGALGLLGLEVAGKRCIDVGASIGGFTDCLLQRGAAHVVAVDVGRAQLHERLRSAPQVRNLEGVNVRHLRPGDAGGPAELVTVDLSFIGLRLVMERLAALVSPGGDLLMLVKPQFEAGRREASKGRGVIRSPAVWRCTLTEVAQSAVVAGLLPRAVVLAEPPGAEGNAEFFLHCRKPPVDESAPPAAASAPTFGGAVDAVVQEALDRSEQGV, encoded by the coding sequence GTGAACTCCAGCAGGCGCCGCCGCCTCGACAGCGAACTGGTGCGCCGCGAGTTGGCGGTGAGCCGCGAGGAGGCTCGCCGGCTCATCGACGCACGGGCCGTCACCGTCAACGGGGCGGTGGCCGAGCGGGCCGCCCGGGCGGTGCTCCCCGGCGACGCCCTCGGGGTGTTGCGGCGCCGCCGCTTCGTGAGCCGCGGCGGGGAGAAGCTCGACGGTGCACTGGGGTTGCTGGGGCTGGAGGTCGCCGGGAAGCGCTGTATCGACGTGGGGGCCTCCATCGGCGGGTTCACCGACTGCCTCCTGCAGCGGGGCGCGGCGCATGTCGTGGCCGTCGACGTCGGCCGGGCACAGCTGCACGAGCGGCTGCGGTCGGCCCCGCAGGTGCGCAACCTGGAGGGCGTCAACGTCCGCCACCTCCGACCCGGCGACGCTGGCGGACCGGCCGAACTGGTGACCGTGGACCTGTCGTTCATCGGCCTGCGCCTTGTGATGGAGCGGCTGGCCGCCCTCGTCTCGCCGGGCGGCGACCTGCTGATGCTGGTGAAGCCGCAGTTCGAAGCCGGCAGGCGGGAGGCGTCGAAGGGCCGCGGCGTGATTCGCTCCCCGGCGGTGTGGCGGTGCACGCTCACCGAAGTCGCACAGTCCGCCGTCGTCGCCGGTCTGCTGCCCCGGGCGGTGGTGCTCGCCGAACCTCCCGGCGCAGAGGGCAACGCCGAGTTCTTCCTGCATTGCCGCAAGCCGCCGGTGGACGAGAGCGCCCCGCCGGCGGCGGCGTCGGCACCGACGTTCGGCGGTGCCGTGGACGCTGTGGTGCAGGAGGCTTTGGACCGGAGTGAGCAGGGGGTGTGA
- a CDS encoding HAD-IIA family hydrolase, which produces MTAVRNFVIDLDGVMWVGDDCIAGAGEGANRLVDAGCSVVFVTNMSRLTVARQRARLVRCGVRPPVEIVTSAVAAASLLAPDDRVMVCGGEGIAEAVESVGAVVACYASDGSGAHDGGGGDPTGGVVDAVVVGMDPTFDYAACGRAMRAVRAGARLIGTNHDPTYPTPGGLEAGGGAILAAVAAAAEIEPVLAGKPNEATVSSVRERLGSGPGIVIGDRPDSDGLLAEALGFDFALVLTGVTSHDDLPVSPTPGLVAEDLAGVVDAVLGEVAG; this is translated from the coding sequence GTGACCGCTGTACGCAACTTCGTCATCGATCTGGACGGGGTCATGTGGGTCGGTGATGACTGCATCGCCGGAGCGGGGGAGGGTGCGAACCGGCTTGTCGACGCCGGGTGCAGTGTCGTGTTCGTGACCAACATGTCGCGGCTCACGGTGGCGCGCCAGCGGGCGCGGTTGGTGCGCTGCGGGGTGCGACCGCCGGTGGAGATCGTGACCTCGGCGGTGGCGGCTGCGTCGCTGCTGGCGCCGGATGATCGCGTGATGGTCTGCGGGGGCGAGGGCATTGCCGAGGCCGTGGAGAGTGTCGGCGCCGTCGTGGCGTGCTACGCCTCGGACGGCTCGGGTGCTCACGATGGCGGCGGGGGCGATCCGACCGGGGGGGTGGTGGACGCCGTCGTCGTGGGGATGGATCCGACCTTCGACTATGCCGCCTGCGGGCGGGCGATGCGAGCGGTGCGGGCCGGGGCGCGCCTCATCGGGACGAACCACGATCCCACCTATCCCACACCCGGCGGCCTCGAGGCCGGCGGCGGGGCGATCCTGGCGGCCGTGGCCGCCGCGGCCGAGATCGAGCCGGTGCTGGCCGGCAAGCCCAACGAGGCCACCGTGTCGTCCGTGCGGGAGCGCCTCGGCTCCGGGCCCGGCATCGTGATCGGTGACCGGCCCGACAGCGACGGTCTGCTCGCCGAGGCGCTGGGGTTCGACTTCGCCCTGGTGCTGACCGGCGTCACCTCGCACGACGACCTGCCGGTGTCTCCGACGCCGGGGCTCGTCGCCGAGGACCTCGCCGGCGTAGTCGACGCCGTGCTCGGGGAGGTGGCCGGCTAG
- a CDS encoding class I fructose-bisphosphate aldolase: MRDVAALLGDDADYLLGHTAKAIPAEDLHLPGPDFVDRVAAATDRAPQVLRNLQALFGHGRLAGTGYVSILPVDQGVEHSGAASFATNPAYFDPENIVRLAVEGGCNAVASTFGVLGAVSRRWAHRIPFIVKINHNELLSHPNSYDQVGFGSVERAFELGAAGVGATIYFGSEESRRQILEISEAFEEAHRLGMFCVLWCYLRSNAFKVDGVDYHGAADLTGQANHLGATIGADIVKQKLPENNGGYQAVGFGRTSPLVYSDLTSDHPIDLTRWQVANCYMGRVGLINSGGASSGADDLAEAVRTAVINKRAGGTGLISGRKAFQRPMADGVELLGAIQDVYLDVSVGVA, translated from the coding sequence ATGCGAGACGTCGCAGCTCTCTTGGGCGACGACGCCGACTACCTGCTCGGCCACACCGCCAAGGCCATACCCGCCGAGGATCTCCACCTGCCCGGTCCGGACTTCGTCGACCGGGTCGCCGCCGCCACCGACCGCGCACCGCAGGTGCTGCGCAACCTGCAGGCCCTGTTCGGCCACGGCCGACTCGCCGGCACCGGCTACGTGTCGATCCTCCCGGTCGACCAGGGCGTGGAGCACTCCGGCGCCGCCAGCTTCGCCACCAACCCGGCCTATTTCGACCCCGAGAACATCGTGCGTCTCGCCGTGGAGGGGGGCTGCAACGCCGTGGCGTCCACCTTCGGCGTGCTCGGCGCGGTTTCCCGCCGCTGGGCGCACCGCATCCCGTTCATCGTGAAGATCAACCACAACGAGCTGCTGAGCCACCCCAACAGCTACGACCAGGTGGGCTTCGGCAGCGTCGAGCGAGCCTTCGAGCTGGGGGCCGCCGGCGTGGGCGCCACCATCTACTTCGGCTCGGAGGAGTCGCGCCGCCAGATCCTCGAGATCAGCGAGGCCTTCGAGGAGGCGCACCGGCTGGGCATGTTCTGCGTCCTCTGGTGCTACCTGCGCAGCAACGCCTTCAAGGTGGACGGCGTGGACTACCACGGCGCTGCCGACCTCACCGGCCAGGCCAACCACCTCGGCGCCACCATCGGTGCCGACATCGTCAAGCAGAAGCTGCCCGAGAACAACGGCGGATACCAGGCGGTGGGTTTCGGCCGCACCAGCCCGCTGGTGTACAGCGACCTCACCTCCGACCACCCCATCGACCTCACCCGCTGGCAGGTGGCCAACTGCTACATGGGCCGGGTGGGCCTCATCAACTCCGGTGGCGCCAGCTCGGGCGCCGACGACCTGGCCGAGGCCGTGCGCACGGCGGTCATCAACAAGCGGGCCGGTGGCACCGGGCTCATCAGTGGGCGCAAGGCCTTCCAGCGCCCGATGGCCGACGGCGTCGAACTGCTCGGCGCCATCCAGGACGTCTACCTCGACGTCTCCGTCGGCGTGGCCTGA